In Phaeobacter gallaeciensis DSM 26640, a genomic segment contains:
- the soxB gene encoding thiosulfohydrolase SoxB, translating to MISRRDFLQVSMAASALVGASGFGHWGRLAAQQKLTQDQLLQFDTYGNISLIHVTDIHAQLKPIYFREPSINLGVGENKGHVPHITGADFRKVYGIADGSPSAYALTYNDFASLAQGYGRVGGLDRVATIINAIRADRPDALLLDGGDTWHGSYTCHHTEGQDMVNVMNALKPDAMTFHWEFTLGSDRVNEIVEGLPFAALGQNIFDAEWDEPAELFKPYKFFDRGGAKVAVIGQAFPYMPIANPGWMFPEYSFGIRDEHMQEMVDEVRAAGADVVVVLSHNGFDVDKKMAGVVSGIDVILSGHTHDALPEPVLIGQTHIIASGSNGKFVSRVDLDVRDGQLMGLRHKLIPVFSDVIAPDPVISQLIDDQRAPYASELAEVVGQTDELLYRRGNFNGTWDDLICDALLSEREADIALSPGVRWGPSLLPGDDITREDIWNVTSMSYGAAYRNEMTGEFLKVVMEDVADNIFNPDPYYQQGGDMVRVGGMGYHIDITKPQGERISNMTLLKTGEAIDPAKTYIVAGWASVNEGTEGPQIWDVVENHIRKMGTVTLSPNTSVQVSGA from the coding sequence ATGATCTCGCGGCGTGATTTCTTGCAGGTCTCGATGGCAGCCTCTGCGCTGGTTGGTGCCTCCGGTTTTGGCCATTGGGGGCGGTTGGCCGCCCAGCAGAAGCTGACACAGGATCAGCTTTTGCAGTTTGACACCTATGGCAATATCAGCCTGATCCATGTCACCGATATTCATGCGCAGCTGAAGCCGATCTATTTCCGCGAACCGTCGATCAATCTGGGCGTTGGCGAGAACAAGGGCCATGTGCCTCACATCACTGGTGCGGACTTCCGCAAGGTTTATGGGATCGCCGATGGCAGCCCCTCGGCCTACGCGCTGACCTACAATGATTTTGCGTCGCTTGCGCAGGGCTATGGCCGGGTCGGTGGGCTGGACCGGGTGGCCACCATCATCAATGCGATCCGCGCCGACCGCCCCGATGCGCTGCTGCTGGATGGTGGCGATACCTGGCATGGTTCCTATACCTGTCATCACACCGAAGGCCAGGATATGGTCAATGTGATGAACGCGCTGAAGCCGGACGCGATGACTTTCCACTGGGAATTCACGCTGGGTTCGGACCGGGTGAATGAGATTGTTGAGGGACTGCCATTCGCGGCCCTTGGCCAGAATATCTTTGATGCGGAATGGGATGAACCGGCTGAGCTGTTCAAACCTTATAAGTTCTTCGACCGTGGTGGTGCGAAGGTCGCCGTGATCGGTCAGGCCTTCCCCTATATGCCGATTGCAAACCCCGGCTGGATGTTCCCGGAATACTCCTTCGGGATCCGTGATGAGCATATGCAGGAGATGGTGGACGAGGTGCGTGCCGCAGGTGCGGATGTTGTCGTGGTGCTGTCCCACAACGGGTTTGACGTAGATAAGAAAATGGCCGGCGTGGTTAGCGGCATCGACGTGATCCTGTCGGGTCATACCCATGATGCGCTGCCGGAGCCGGTGCTGATTGGTCAGACCCATATCATCGCCTCTGGCTCCAACGGGAAATTTGTTTCTCGCGTTGATCTTGACGTGCGTGACGGTCAGTTGATGGGGCTGCGGCATAAGCTGATCCCGGTGTTCTCCGACGTGATTGCGCCCGATCCGGTGATCAGCCAGCTGATTGACGATCAGCGCGCGCCCTATGCGTCAGAGCTGGCAGAAGTGGTCGGCCAGACTGATGAGCTTTTGTATCGGCGCGGCAACTTCAACGGCACATGGGATGATCTGATCTGTGATGCCCTGTTGAGCGAGCGGGAGGCCGATATCGCCCTGTCGCCCGGTGTGCGCTGGGGGCCGTCCTTGTTGCCGGGCGATGATATCACCCGCGAGGATATCTGGAACGTCACCTCCATGAGTTACGGTGCGGCCTATCGCAATGAGATGACTGGCGAATTCCTCAAGGTGGTGATGGAAGACGTGGCCGACAACATCTTCAACCCTGATCCCTATTACCAGCAGGGCGGCGATATGGTGCGGGTTGGCGGCATGGGCTACCACATTGATATTACCAAGCCCCAGGGCGAGCGGATCAGCAATATGACGCTGCTGAAAACCGGCGAGGCGATTGATCCGGCCAAGACCTACATCGTTGCTGGTTGGGCCAGTGTGAATGAGGGCACCGAAGGCCCGCAGATCTGGGATGTGGTTGAAAACCATATTCGCAAGATGGGCACCGTTACCTTGTCCCCGAATACATCCGTGCAGGTGTCGGGCGCTTAA
- the soxA gene encoding sulfur oxidation c-type cytochrome SoxA, which produces MNNKAITAIAMVMALPVAAYAEADEDTLVVNEEIEMVTKAAAPAHVSDALDEVMSGWHFRSDETQALQMDDFDNPAMVFVDQAMDTWSKVEGTAEKSCASCHDDVEESMAGVRAVYPKWNEDAGEIRTLAMQINDCRENQMGAETWKYTGGKMAAMEALISVQSRGMPVNVAIDGPAQSTWEQGKELYYTRTGQLELSCANCHEDNYGNMIRADHLSQGQINGFPVYRLKNTKLNTAHARFKGCVRDTRAETYKPGSAEFVALELYVASRGNGLSVEAPSVRN; this is translated from the coding sequence ATGAACAACAAGGCAATCACCGCAATTGCCATGGTGATGGCGCTGCCTGTCGCGGCTTATGCCGAGGCAGACGAGGACACGCTGGTCGTCAACGAAGAGATCGAAATGGTCACCAAGGCCGCTGCACCTGCCCATGTCTCTGACGCGTTGGACGAGGTGATGTCGGGCTGGCATTTCCGCTCTGACGAGACGCAGGCGCTGCAAATGGATGATTTTGACAACCCCGCGATGGTGTTTGTCGATCAGGCCATGGACACTTGGTCCAAGGTTGAGGGCACTGCGGAGAAATCCTGCGCATCCTGTCACGACGACGTCGAGGAAAGCATGGCGGGTGTCCGCGCGGTCTATCCCAAATGGAACGAGGACGCAGGCGAGATCCGCACCCTTGCGATGCAGATCAATGACTGCCGTGAAAACCAGATGGGCGCCGAGACGTGGAAATACACTGGTGGTAAAATGGCGGCCATGGAGGCTCTGATTTCAGTGCAATCGCGTGGCATGCCGGTGAATGTGGCCATAGACGGTCCCGCCCAGTCCACCTGGGAGCAGGGCAAAGAGCTCTACTACACCCGCACGGGTCAGCTGGAACTCTCCTGCGCCAATTGCCATGAGGACAACTATGGCAACATGATCCGCGCCGACCACTTGAGCCAGGGGCAGATCAATGGTTTCCCGGTGTACCGCCTGAAGAACACCAAGTTGAACACCGCCCATGCTCGCTTCAAAGGCTGTGTGCGTGATACCCGCGCCGAGACTTACAAGCCGGGCTCAGCGGAATTTGTTGCGCTGGAACTTTATGTTGCGTCGCGTGGCAATGGGCTGTCGGTTGAGGCGCCTTCCGTTCGGAACTGA
- the soxZ gene encoding thiosulfate oxidation carrier complex protein SoxZ, whose product MASGVKPRVKVPKKAAAGEAVTIKTLISHKMESGQRKDKEGNVIPRSIINRFTCEFNGESVVDVTMEPAISTNPYFQFDATVPEAGDFVFTWYDDDGSVYTEQKSIAIG is encoded by the coding sequence ATGGCATCCGGTGTAAAACCCCGCGTCAAAGTCCCCAAGAAAGCAGCCGCAGGCGAAGCGGTGACCATCAAGACGCTGATCAGCCACAAAATGGAAAGTGGCCAGCGCAAAGACAAGGAAGGCAATGTCATTCCACGGTCGATCATCAATCGCTTTACCTGCGAATTCAACGGCGAGAGTGTTGTTGATGTGACCATGGAACCTGCCATTTCCACCAACCCGTATTTCCAGTTTGATGCGACCGTCCCCGAAGCGGGCGATTTCGTCTTCACCTGGTATGACGACGACGGGTCGGTCTACACGGAGCAAAAGTCGATCGCGATCGGCTGA
- the soxY gene encoding thiosulfate oxidation carrier protein SoxY, whose product MEFSRRDTLGLGLGAAAMTMLPLRVVAAAEDRIAEFTGGADMADTGLTLTAPEIAENGNTVPIAVDAPGATAIMILATGNPTPGVATFAFGPLAASQSASTRIRLAGTQDIVAVAKMADGSFAKASSTVKVTIGGCGG is encoded by the coding sequence ATGGAGTTCTCACGTCGCGACACACTTGGTCTTGGCCTTGGGGCCGCTGCTATGACCATGCTGCCCCTGCGTGTCGTAGCTGCAGCCGAGGATCGGATTGCAGAGTTCACCGGTGGCGCGGATATGGCCGATACGGGCCTGACACTGACCGCGCCGGAAATCGCTGAAAATGGTAACACGGTACCGATTGCGGTCGACGCCCCCGGTGCCACCGCCATCATGATCCTGGCGACCGGTAACCCCACACCGGGCGTTGCGACCTTCGCCTTTGGCCCGCTGGCTGCCAGCCAGTCTGCCTCCACACGGATCCGCCTTGCAGGCACGCAGGACATCGTAGCTGTGGCCAAGATGGCAGACGGCAGCTTTGCCAAGGCCAGTTCCACCGTCAAGGTGACCATTGGCGGCTGCGGCGGCTAA
- the soxX gene encoding sulfur oxidation c-type cytochrome SoxX, whose amino-acid sequence MKQISLTLAACLAGTVAFAAEIAPKDVGYDEDGAVAASLSGVAGDAASGALLVGDKSKGNCVACHQVTALSDVPFHGEIGPALDGAGSRWSEAELRGLVANAKMTFDGTMMPAFYKVDGFTRPGDAYTGKAGAEPLPPILTAQEIEDVVAFLATLKED is encoded by the coding sequence ATGAAGCAAATATCTCTGACACTGGCAGCTTGTCTGGCCGGGACAGTTGCGTTTGCCGCTGAGATCGCGCCGAAAGACGTCGGCTACGACGAAGATGGCGCCGTTGCCGCATCGCTGAGCGGTGTTGCCGGGGATGCTGCCAGTGGCGCATTGCTGGTTGGCGATAAATCCAAGGGCAATTGCGTGGCCTGCCATCAGGTGACCGCGCTGTCCGATGTGCCATTCCACGGCGAAATCGGCCCCGCGCTTGATGGTGCCGGCAGCCGCTGGAGCGAAGCGGAGCTGCGTGGCCTTGTGGCAAATGCCAAGATGACATTCGACGGCACGATGATGCCGGCCTTCTATAAGGTCGACGGCTTCACCCGTCCAGGCGACGCCTATACGGGCAAGGCCGGGGCGGAACCACTGCCGCCCATCCTGACCGCTCAGGAAATCGAAGATGTGGTCGCATTCCTTGCGACCCTGAAAGAAGACTGA
- a CDS encoding thioredoxin family protein, with protein MRRLWIAVLWLLCAGPVVAAELGDDGLHKAPWMRETFKDLREDLEEANAEGKRLVLFFEQRGCIYCTKMHEEVFPKPEISSYIADNFFVVQLNLYGDVEVTDFDGETLSEKDMARKWGILFTPTMMFLPQEVPAVPAPQAAVSIMPGAFGVGTTLDMFTWVKEERYELDNGEDFQRYHARRIQERDNGSAD; from the coding sequence ATGAGACGATTGTGGATTGCCGTGCTGTGGTTGCTCTGCGCCGGGCCCGTTGTAGCAGCAGAGTTGGGCGATGATGGCCTGCACAAAGCCCCGTGGATGCGTGAGACCTTCAAGGATCTGCGCGAGGATCTGGAAGAGGCCAACGCCGAAGGAAAACGGCTGGTTCTGTTCTTTGAGCAGAGAGGCTGCATCTACTGTACCAAAATGCACGAGGAGGTGTTTCCTAAACCTGAGATCAGCAGCTACATCGCAGACAATTTCTTCGTTGTGCAGCTCAATCTTTATGGTGATGTGGAAGTGACGGATTTCGACGGCGAAACCCTGTCCGAGAAGGATATGGCGCGCAAATGGGGCATCCTTTTTACGCCGACTATGATGTTCTTGCCCCAAGAGGTGCCCGCGGTTCCGGCCCCTCAGGCGGCTGTATCGATCATGCCGGGGGCCTTTGGCGTTGGGACCACGCTGGATATGTTCACTTGGGTTAAGGAAGAGCGTTACGAGCTTGATAATGGAGAGGATTTTCAGCGCTATCATGCCCGTCGCATTCAGGAGCGCGATAACGGCTCTGCCGATTGA
- a CDS encoding cytochrome c biogenesis CcdA family protein produces the protein MLEISLFGAVIAGLLSFFTPCVLPMVPFYLSYMGGLSMAELRSEGDIAPGAQRRLVLASICFAAGVTTVFVLMGMGATALGQLFGQYLDILAYGAAALLLVFGLHFLGVVRIPLLYREARVESSASPATFAGAYLMGLAFGFGWTPCVGPALASILMIASGMGDIWRGGLLLLVYGAAMTAPFVIAALFARPFLGFVARHRAAFAWVEKGMGVMLIVFAVLIATGSVRYIAEAMIRWFPAFTNIG, from the coding sequence ATGCTGGAGATATCCCTGTTTGGGGCTGTGATTGCTGGGCTTTTGTCCTTCTTTACCCCCTGTGTGCTGCCAATGGTGCCGTTTTACCTGTCCTACATGGGCGGGCTCTCCATGGCCGAGTTGCGCAGCGAAGGTGACATCGCGCCGGGCGCGCAGCGCCGGCTGGTGTTGGCGTCGATCTGTTTTGCTGCTGGCGTGACCACCGTGTTTGTGCTGATGGGCATGGGCGCCACGGCGTTGGGGCAGCTGTTCGGGCAGTATCTTGATATCCTTGCCTATGGGGCGGCGGCCCTGCTGCTGGTGTTTGGCCTGCATTTCCTGGGGGTTGTGCGCATTCCGCTGCTCTACCGCGAGGCCCGCGTTGAAAGTAGTGCATCGCCTGCCACCTTCGCCGGGGCCTATCTGATGGGGCTGGCTTTCGGCTTTGGCTGGACGCCCTGTGTGGGGCCTGCTTTGGCCTCAATCCTGATGATCGCTTCTGGGATGGGGGATATCTGGCGTGGTGGGCTTTTGCTGCTGGTTTACGGTGCCGCGATGACCGCACCTTTTGTGATCGCAGCCCTGTTTGCGCGCCCCTTTCTTGGGTTTGTGGCGCGCCACCGGGCGGCCTTTGCCTGGGTGGAAAAGGGGATGGGGGTCATGTTGATCGTTTTCGCGGTGCTGATCGCGACCGGCAGCGTGCGCTATATTGCCGAGGCGATGATCCGCTGGTTTCCGGCCTTTACGAACATTGGCTGA
- a CDS encoding thioredoxin domain-containing protein, which produces MALPSLISLPRRVCRAACAPLAALAFLVTTGIAAKTADAAELVMVEQPGCAWCARWDAEIAPIYPKTAEGRFAPLRRADLRAMPEDLTLSRRVTFTPTFLIVEDGHEMARLEGYPGEDFFWPLITGLLQEHAGFIPTGSAPSAPDQTTAPLATNG; this is translated from the coding sequence ATGGCCCTCCCCTCTCTGATATCCTTACCGCGCCGCGTTTGCCGCGCTGCTTGCGCGCCTCTGGCGGCGCTGGCTTTTCTGGTGACGACGGGTATTGCGGCCAAGACGGCCGATGCTGCAGAACTGGTGATGGTCGAACAACCCGGCTGTGCCTGGTGCGCGCGTTGGGATGCCGAGATTGCACCGATCTATCCCAAGACCGCCGAAGGTCGCTTTGCCCCGCTGCGCCGCGCTGATCTGCGCGCGATGCCGGAGGATCTGACCCTGTCACGCCGGGTCACATTCACGCCAACCTTCTTGATCGTTGAAGACGGGCATGAGATGGCCAGACTGGAAGGTTATCCGGGAGAGGATTTCTTCTGGCCGTTGATCACTGGGCTCTTGCAAGAACATGCCGGCTTCATACCGACAGGCTCCGCGCCCAGCGCCCCCGACCAGACCACAGCCCCCTTGGCTACCAATGGTTGA
- a CDS encoding ArsR/SmtB family transcription factor encodes MALPQFSADMDPEDLDTMVDNATRASNFLKAISHEGRLMILCHLVSGEKSVTELEELLSARQAAVSQQLSRLRLEGLVIPRREGKAIYYRLADDRPRRILEVVYELFCKDD; translated from the coding sequence ATGGCCCTGCCACAGTTTTCCGCCGATATGGATCCCGAAGATCTAGACACGATGGTGGACAATGCCACCCGTGCCTCGAATTTTCTGAAGGCCATCAGCCATGAGGGGCGCCTGATGATCCTGTGTCATCTGGTATCGGGTGAGAAATCGGTCACTGAACTGGAGGAACTGCTGTCCGCGCGGCAAGCGGCTGTCTCACAGCAGTTGTCGCGCCTGCGCCTCGAAGGTCTGGTCATTCCGCGTCGAGAGGGCAAGGCCATCTACTACCGGCTGGCGGATGACCGCCCGCGCCGCATTCTCGAAGTGGTCTATGAACTGTTCTGCAAAGACGACTGA